A single Muntiacus reevesi chromosome 9, mMunRee1.1, whole genome shotgun sequence DNA region contains:
- the LOC136175219 gene encoding olfactory receptor 8H1-like — translation MVRRNITHVSDFILMGLTDSEEIRLVLCTLFLLIYLITVLGNVGMILIICLDSQLHTPMYFFLSHLSFLDLSYSSVITPKTLDNLLTSIKNISYTNCFTQMYCFVFLGATECFLLSSMAYDRYAAICNPLHYPVVMSARRCCSLVFGSYLFGFTDSIVNVLCMNKLHFCDSNVIYHFFCDVPPVLALSCTDTRDIEITISIFAGSTLVVSLITISVSYVSILSTILKITSTSEKQKAFSTCASHLLGVTIFYSTMVFTYLKPRKSYSLGKDQVASVFYTIVIPMLNPLIYSLRNKEVKNAVSRVIQKRKASKQLK, via the coding sequence ATGGTCAGAAGGAATATCACTCATGTGTCTGACTTCATCCTCATGGGACTGACAGACTCGGAAGAGATCCGGCTGGTCCTCTGCACCCTCTTTCTCCTGATATACCTGATCACTGTGCTGGGCAATGTGGGGATGATCCTGATAATCTGCCTGGACTCTCAgcttcacacacccatgtactttttcctcagtcACTTGTCATTTCTTGACCTCAGTTACTCAAGTGTCATCACCCCTAAAACCTTAGACAACTTATTGACTTCTatcaaaaatatttcatacaCCAACTGCTTCACCCAGATGTATTGCTTTGTCTTCTTGGGTGCCACTGAATGTTTCCTTCTCTCCTCGATGGCCTATGATCGCTATGCAGCCATCTGCAACCCTCTGCATTACCCCGTCGTTATGTCCGCCAGGAGATGCTGCTCTCTTGTCTTTGGATCTTATTTGTTTGGCTTTACAGATTCCATTGTCAATGTGCTTTGCATGAACAAACTGCATTTCTGTGACTCCAATGTAATCTatcactttttctgtgatgtACCCCCAGTTTTAGCCCTGTCCTGCACAGACACACGTGATATTGAAATCACAATATCTATTTTTGCTGGCTCCACCCTCGTGGTGTCTCTTATCACAATATCTGTGTCCTATGTGTCCATCCTGTCCACAATCCTGAAAATTACCTCCActtcagagaagcagaaagctTTCTCTACCTGTGCCTCCCATCTCCTGGGGGTCACCATCTTCTACAGCACTATGGTTTTCACTTACTTAAAACCAAGAAAGTCCTACTCCTTGGGAAAGGATCAAGTGGCTTCCGTTTTTTATACTATTGTCATCCCCATGCTGAATCCCCTCATTTACAGTCTTagaaacaaagaagtaaaaaatgctGTCAGTAGGGTCATTCAGAAAAGAAAGGCTTCCAAGCAATTAAAATAA